The Candidatus Aramenus sp. CH1 DNA segment GCGTGGGAGGCGTCTAAGACTGCGTTGGAGGAGGCGGGGCTAGAGTTGAGGGACGTAGACTGCGTGGTAATAGGCAGTGCCCCAGATGCCTTCGACGGGATCCACATGAAGGGAGAGTACTTGTCCCACGGCTCTGGAGGAGTAAGGAAGCCAGTGAGCAGAGTATACGTGGGAGGGGCAACTGGAGTAATGACAGTGATTTCAGCGTGGTACCACGTGGCCAGCGGACTATGCAGGAAGGTCTTGGCTGTTGCGGAGGAGAAGATGAGCCCTGGAAGGCCTCACCCACAAGCCGTGTTCAGATATATCTGGGACCCAATAACGGAGAAGCCCTTGAATCCAAACTTGATCTGGATATTCGCCATGGAGATGCACCGCTACATGTACGTCAACAAGGTGAGTAAAGAGGAGATAGCGTTGGTCTCGGTGAAGAACAAGAGGAACGCTCTAGCCAACCCCTATGCCCAGCTCGGGGCTGAGATCACTGTGGAGGACGTGCTGAAGAGCGAGGTGCTGGTGTGGCCAGTTCAACTGCTTGACGTGAGCCCCGTGAGCGACGGGGCAGCTGCAATGGTGCTGGTGGAAGGGGACGTGGCCAGGAGGTACACCGACACACCAGTATGGGTGGAAGGGGTGGGATGGACTTTGGACAACACCTCCTGGCCCAACAGGGAACTCGCCTACCCTAGGTACTTGGAGAACGCCGCTAGGATGGCCTATAAGATGGCTGGAATTGAGAGGCCCCAAAAGGAGATAGACGTGGTAGAGCCGTACGATCCCTTCGACTACAAGGAGTTGCACCACTTGGAGGGGCTAATGCTGGCGAAGAGAGGAGAGGCCCCTTCACTATTGAAGGAGGGGTTCTTCGACAAGGACGGCGAGATACCCAGTAGCCCATCTGGTGGACTACTCGG contains these protein-coding regions:
- a CDS encoding thiolase domain-containing protein; its protein translation is MRTNLYFRRVAVIGAGMTPFKRRYLETPQELAWEASKTALEEAGLELRDVDCVVIGSAPDAFDGIHMKGEYLSHGSGGVRKPVSRVYVGGATGVMTVISAWYHVASGLCRKVLAVAEEKMSPGRPHPQAVFRYIWDPITEKPLNPNLIWIFAMEMHRYMYVNKVSKEEIALVSVKNKRNALANPYAQLGAEITVEDVLKSEVLVWPVQLLDVSPVSDGAAAMVLVEGDVARRYTDTPVWVEGVGWTLDNTSWPNRELAYPRYLENAARMAYKMAGIERPQKEIDVVEPYDPFDYKELHHLEGLMLAKRGEAPSLLKEGFFDKDGEIPSSPSGGLLGVGNPIAAAGLMKTISIYWQLKGTGGRMQVKKPVHTGVAQAWGDLMQASTVVVMRN